In bacterium, one DNA window encodes the following:
- a CDS encoding ATP-binding protein, whose amino-acid sequence MKEPTYLRPLRWLTISIFLVMLVVYRLTENYLNRNLSTGWATVLSVTFSLIGIAILLILVFRLIYGQIWKLTLSQKKHEEMAGLIKRSKDELEEKNIVITQKMNELKTLDRISRAMASTMDLDRILNTILEGVAKHLNFDRAIICLVNEKQGFIEGRQAMGVARELLSDLKIPLADGQNPIVKTVKDGRPYIIARVGEGGMHLQEPVSHQVRRLGSTQEESKAEVNSPPIYQGGTTSSQERTYGEIFAGLEGRVNAMASVPLVAKERVNGVLLVDNLHSGRPIEEEDLRSLVTFTNQAGLAIENARLYDTEKRFSEELRHQVELAKKELKEAQAHLIHSERLAAVGEMSVIVAHEVRNPMSSIRSCAQRIHKAVEEKDPNKKYTNYIMQEVDRLERIVKDMLTVTRQPKPNLVEENVNRVIEEILLHMDDEIRKSGTVLTKELDQNLPAILVDPALLEQVILNMIQNALIFMQDREKKELKIATGQDKRFLQIRISDTGPGIPAHNRKRVFEPFFSTKPQGTGLGLAICQRIILAHEGKVELESEMDKGTTFIVNLPMKRTRKKEEEKGLQV is encoded by the coding sequence GTAGTTTATAGGCTTACCGAAAACTACCTCAATCGAAATCTATCTACCGGCTGGGCAACGGTTCTATCAGTTACATTTTCGCTTATTGGAATTGCCATACTTTTAATCCTTGTGTTTAGACTTATTTATGGACAGATATGGAAACTGACTCTTTCTCAGAAAAAGCATGAAGAGATGGCCGGTCTCATTAAGAGATCAAAGGATGAGCTGGAAGAGAAAAATATTGTAATTACCCAGAAGATGAATGAGCTGAAGACTTTGGATAGGATAAGTAGAGCGATGGCCAGCACTATGGACCTGGATAGGATACTGAATACAATATTAGAAGGTGTAGCAAAACACTTAAATTTTGACCGCGCAATAATCTGCCTGGTAAACGAAAAACAAGGATTTATTGAGGGCAGACAGGCGATGGGAGTGGCTCGGGAGCTTCTTTCAGATTTAAAAATTCCATTGGCAGATGGGCAAAATCCCATTGTAAAGACAGTTAAGGATGGAAGGCCATACATTATAGCTCGAGTTGGTGAGGGAGGGATGCATTTACAAGAGCCTGTTTCCCATCAAGTGAGAAGATTAGGCTCCACACAAGAGGAGAGCAAAGCAGAAGTAAACTCACCTCCGATTTATCAGGGCGGAACTACTTCCAGCCAGGAAAGGACTTATGGTGAGATTTTTGCCGGACTTGAGGGAAGAGTCAATGCAATGGCTTCAGTGCCTCTGGTAGCCAAAGAGAGAGTAAATGGAGTTCTGTTAGTAGATAATTTGCATAGCGGACGTCCCATAGAAGAGGAAGACCTTCGCTCCCTGGTAACTTTCACCAATCAGGCCGGACTGGCCATAGAAAATGCCAGATTATATGATACTGAAAAGAGATTCAGCGAAGAGTTACGTCACCAGGTGGAGCTGGCCAAGAAAGAGCTGAAAGAGGCACAGGCTCATTTAATTCACTCGGAACGCCTGGCTGCTGTAGGAGAGATGTCGGTGATTGTGGCTCATGAGGTGAGAAATCCGATGAGCTCAATAAGAAGTTGCGCGCAACGAATACACAAGGCGGTGGAAGAAAAAGACCCTAACAAAAAATATACTAATTACATTATGCAGGAAGTAGACCGCCTGGAAAGAATTGTTAAGGATATGCTCACGGTTACCCGTCAGCCCAAGCCAAATTTGGTGGAGGAGAACGTTAACAGGGTAATTGAGGAAATTCTGCTACATATGGATGATGAGATTAGAAAGAGCGGAACAGTCCTTACTAAGGAACTCGACCAAAATCTACCTGCCATACTGGTCGACCCTGCTCTCTTAGAACAGGTCATTTTGAACATGATTCAGAATGCGCTCATCTTTATGCAGGATAGGGAGAAAAAAGAATTAAAGATTGCCACTGGCCAGGATAAGAGATTCCTCCAGATTAGAATTAGCGATACCGGCCCCGGCATTCCTGCCCATAACAGAAAGAGGGTATTTGAGCCTTTCTTCAGTACGAAACCCCAGGGTACAGGTCTGGGTTTAGCTATATGTCAGAGAATAATTCTTGCCCATGAGGGGAAGGTAGAGCTGGAAAGCGAAATGGACAAGGGGACTACTTTCATCGTAAACCTACCGATGAAAAGAACAAGAAAGAAAGAAGAAGAGAAAGGGTTACAAGTATGA